The following proteins are encoded in a genomic region of Xenopus laevis strain J_2021 chromosome 3L, Xenopus_laevis_v10.1, whole genome shotgun sequence:
- the pcdh12.L gene encoding protocadherin-12 isoform X2, protein MVRFRTREEVAVGTTVGKISEMPGWSVDESEEYKLIQEPKPFPVDVGLKDGTITTTGRLDREELCKPHGHCLLTFDVLATKALVLVHVEIEVLDINDNEPSFPKPELDLEISESVSLHHRIPLDRAFDPDSGSNALKGYTLSSNEHFTLNVLSNSDGTKHPELLVVKELDREIQSSFKLVLTALDGGVPQKSGTTEIRISVLDSNDNSPTFGESSVILEVPEDTSPGTLLLNLTATDPDQGPNGEIEFSFSKNTAQHVLSMFSINPKLGGLVLKQSLDYEDRRTYELDVQATDLGPNPIPSHCKVLIKVVDINDNAPDIQVKWASQDSNEIMVSETVPLGSFVALVMANDPDSGTNGQVDCHLIQEHAHFKLQRANGNSYILLTNAILDREKWEEYHLTIQAQDQGVPSFLTKKSLKIRVTDANDNCPLFEKINYDISVVENNAPYAHLLTVRAVDLDTGINAEVTYSIIDSFPSSTPASALVSIHSTTGQIYALQPLDHEKMTEIQFLVKVEDNGSPKLSSNASIRVSLLDQNDNSPVIVEPLLKRGYATITVLVNPETGLLLSSMEIKNVQALRDVMPDDFFGAHNILTNMENIHPFVQVVATDEDSDENAELTYHLTNTHEGLFAIDQYLGQLYVNSSNASHLIGNAKEVEVFVRDNGIPQLETKAHLKVMFSNHLDHLKNSGTGFGGSLSASMVIVICLAVLLAVCLLVLALIMSFCRVDRKDNRAYNCREEESAYTHQPRRPQRQIHKADIHVVPVLRGRKHLGSPSETHKPFPLTDECKEFPEDDALHTPFHLTPTLYRTLRNQHNHETINDVQDVDQSFSLPLSVCQTLQYQRQRSCSRENLHDFNSTLPASSKILKNPGSPQVRLDDYPSCSEPLLYNKKDVYPATSPTLRRQRNREDSSHEQILRSLVRLSMAALTEKEAIELTMQSPHVQQISQLLSLLHQGQVHPKTLHRGNKYSKANRSACHETDWQSTKDSGNGESEAGDLDSEPGVDLPSSQQLLENSLEIMLGDSGGLESNRLSDLDPGWIARLSLPLNNNYKDNVFTPNSPVLQQPLITTEEREELKTFLTFGKASEGSQGNRLASTFLSEMSSLFEMLLNQKADSHGDPASEVLMRLSGCSKTVSGQ, encoded by the exons TTGAAATTGAGGTTTTGGATATCAATGATAATGAGCCATCGTTCCCAAAACCAGAGCTGGATTTGGAGATTTCAGAGAGTGTTTCACTACACCATCGGATACCGCTGGACAGGGCCTTTGATCCTGACAGTGGGAGCAATGCATTGAAAGGTTATACTCTTTCTTCAAATGAACACTTTACTTTGAATGTCCTTTCAAATTCTGATGGCACTAAACATCCAGAGCTGTTGGTGGTTAAAGAGCTGGATAGGGAAATTCAATCTTCTTTCAAACTTGTCTTAACAGCATTGGATGGAGGGGTTCCACAGAAATCTGGGACCACAGAAATTAGAATTAGTGTCCTGGATTCTAATGACAACAGCCCCACATTTGGAGAAAGCTCTGTTATCCTTGAAGTCCCCGAAGACACCTCACCTGGCACCCTTCTTCTAAATCTTACAGCCACTGACCCAGACCAGGGgccaaatggagaaattgagttTTCATTCAGCAAGAATACAGCCCAACATGTTCTTAGCATGTTCAGCATCAACCCCAAATTGGGTGGCTTAGTACTGAAACAATCATTGGACTACGAAGACAGGCGTACTTATGAACTGGATGTACAAGCAACTGATTTGGGTCCTAATCCTATCCCTAGTCATTGTAAGGTGCTTATCAAAGTTGTAGATATAAATGACAATGCACCTGATATACAAGTTAAATGGGCTTCACAAGACTCCAATGAAATTATGGTGTCAGAGACTGTTCCTTTGGGTAGTTTTGTTGCTCTAGTAATGGCCAATGACCCAGATTCTGGTACAAATGGACAAGTGGACTGCCATCTAATTCAAGAACATGCCCACTTTAAATTACAGAGAGCTAATGGCAACAGTTACATCCTATTAACTAATGCCATTTTAGACAGAGAGAAATGGGAAGAATATCATTTGACTATTCAGGCTCAGGATCAAGGAGTCCCTTCATTCTTAacaaaaaaatcactgaaaattcgTGTGACAGATGCTAATGACAATTGTCCTTTGTTTGAAAAAATCAACTATGATATCTCTGTGGTTGAGAACAATGCCCCTTATGCCCATCTCCTTACAGTGCGTGCCGTGGATCTTGACACTGGTATTAATGCTGAAGTGACTTACAGTATTATTGACTCGTTTCCTTCAAGTACTCCTGCCTCTGCTCTTGTGTCAATTCACTCCACTACTGGACAAATATATGCATTGCAGCCACTGGATCATGAGAAAATGACTGAAATCCAATTCTTGGTCAAAGTAGAAGATAACGGTAGCCCAAAACTTAGCAGTAATGCTTCCATTAGAGTGTCTTTGTTAGACCAAAATGACAACAGCCCAGTAATTGTTGAACCACTTCTTAAAAGAGGCTATGCAACTATCACTGTTCTAGTTAATCCAGAAACAGGCCTCCTGCTTTCCTCAATGGAGATAAAAAATGTTCAGGCACTTAGGGATGTTATGCCTGATGATTTTTTTGGTGCACATAATATATTAACAAATATGGAAAATATACACCCATTTGTTCAAGTTGTGGCCACAGATGAAGATTCTGATGAGAATGCTGAACTTACCTACCACCTGACAAATACTCATGAAGGATTGTTTGCCATAGACCAGTACCTTGGGCAGTTATATGTAAATTCCAGCAATGCCAGTCACCTGATTGGAAATGCCAAGGAGGTGGAAGTTTTTGTCAGAGACAATGGAATCCCTCAGCTGGAAACCAAGGCTCATCTGAAAGTTATGTTTAGCAACCATCTTGATCACCTGAAGAACTCAGGAACTGGATTTGGTGGGAGTTTAAGTGCTTCCATGGTTATAGTTATTTGTCTGGCTGTTCTGCTGGCTGTATGTCTCTTAGTTTTAGCACTTATAATGTCTTTCTGCAGGGTAGATAGGAAGGACAATAGAGCATATAactgcagggaagaggaatcagCATACACACATCAGCCCAGAAGACCTCAGAGGCAGATCCATAAGGCTGACATCCATGTTGTACCAGTGCTGAGGGGAAGAAAACACCTTGGATCACCATCTGAAACTCACAAACCATTTCCTTTGACTGATGAATGTAAAGAATTCCCCGAAGATGATGCACTTCATACTCCATTTCATCTTACTCCTACACTGTACCGTACTCTAAGGAACCAACACAATCATGAAACAATTAATGATGTACAAGATGTGGATCAGTCCTTTTCATTGCCTCTCTCTGTTTGCCAAACTCTACAATATCAGAGACAAAGGAGCTGTTCAAGGGAGAATCTTCATGATTTTAATAGCACACTTCCTGCTTCTTCCAAAATCTTAAAGAACCCTGGAAGCCCTCAAGTGAGACTGGATGACTACCCTAGTTGTTCTGAGCCACTGCTATACAACAAGAAAGATGTGTACCCTGCTACATCACCAACTCTTAGAAGGCAAAGGAATAGAGAGGACTCATCTCATGAGCAGATCTTGAGGAGCCTGGTACGACTGTCTATGGCAGCTTTAacagaaaaagaagcaatagaACTCACAATGCAATCGCCACATGTGCAG caaatttcacAGCTACTGTCTCTGCTTCACCAAGGACAAGTACATCCTAAGACCCTTCACAGAGGGAACAAGTACTCTAAAGCAAATAG GTCTGCATGCCACGAGACTGACTGGCAAAGTACAAAGGACAGTGGTAATGGAGAGAGTGAAGCAGGAGACCTGGACTCGGAACCAGGGGTTGACCTTCCCAGCAGTCAGCAGTTATTAGAAAACAGCTTGGAGATTATGCTAGGAGACTCTGGAG GTTTAGAAAGTAATCGGCTGAGTGATCTAGACCCAGGATGGATAGCTCGACTTTCCTTGCCTTTAAACAACAACTACAAAGACAATGTTTTCACTCCAAATTCACCGGTTCTTCAACAGCCTCTGATAACAACAGAGGAGAGAGAAGAGCTTAAAACCTTCTTGACATTCGGTAAAGCTTCAGAGGGCTCCCAAGGCAACAGACTTGCCAGCACCTTTCTTTCTGAAATGAGTTCTTTGTTTGAGATGCTGCTAAACCAGAAAGCCGATTCCCATGGGGATCCAGCATCAGAAGTTCTTATGAGACTTTCAGGCTGCAGTAAGACTGTCAGTGGACAGTAG